The DNA sequence GGGTGATCACGGCAATCAGTTGTACATTGTCACTGAGCTGCAGGGTCACCTCGAAATCCACCGGTGCGGTATGCATCGCGACCACAGTGCCTATAAATTGATTACGGGCACTGCTGCGCATTGAGATACGGCGAAGTAAGCGACGAAATTGGCCAATATCATAATAATCATTGCCTTGCTGACACGATGCTCTCTGCAGCTGTTGTTGAATCCGGGCCAGGGCCTGCTGATATTCCGTCTGCAATGCACGATATAAGGCGACAGCCTGTTTTCCGTAAGCGGTCAGTTGTGTGCCCCCGCCGTTTTTACCACCGGCGGTGCGTATCACCAGCGGTTGCTCCGCCAGATTGTTCATTTCATCCAGTGCATCCCAGGCGGCACGGTATGACAGGGGGATCGACTTTGCGGCCTGTGATAATGAACCGAGTCTTTCAATTGCTTCCAGCAATTGGATCCGGGAATCCCCTAAAGAGGGCCCTACTTCGGTGCATAATTTCAATTCCCCCAGCAATGACGGCTGAGTCGATGTTAGGCGCCTGGACATATCTACCTCTCTGAATTCATAGTTGTTATGCGTTTTTTCATATAACGACCCGTTTATCGTGCTTTAAAACGGCACAAAACAGATACTGATGAATTCGGGGAGTGCAACAATTGTTCCCGGATACAATATTTCTTCAGGTGCAGACGCAGCAAACATGCTGCGTCTGTATTTCAGGTGTCAGGCAGAGAGGGATTGCGGACTCTGGAGCAGATGGGTCAGATTGATTCGGGTCACTGTGTGTGCCAGTTCACCGGTAATAATATTTTTTGCCACTGTCTGATAGCGGTTCTTACAGCCGCTCTTCCGGATGGCATTATTCAGATGAAAGTTTACGGTGCGCTCTGTAATACCCAGGATCTGTGCAATTTCCCATGAAGTTTTACCTTCACTCACCCAGAACAGACATTCTTTTTCCCGGCCGGAAAGATTTGATTGTTCCGGAGAAAACAGCTGAATTGCCTGTTCCTGGAGAATATGTCCCAGATAGCTTAAGTGAAAAAAGTCCTGAAGCCGGATCGGTTCTTTCTTGTGACGGCTCAATGCAAAATAACCACAAAAACCAGCAGGACCATGCAACGGTACTGCTATCCCTTCTTCCATTCCAAACTGCCGCCAGCAGTCCATCGGGAGGAAATTTTCATGTTCCGGTTTGGCTTCAGACTGCCAGAATAATGGCCGGCTTTGGGTTTGCGCGCGCTGATATAATGAATCATTCTGGATCGTGTTGTTTTTAGCATAGTGCTCTGCCCAGTTGTCCGGTGTTTGCGTCAGCAGAGTAAGATCCGTTTGTTGCAGGCCGCGACGTAATGTCAGGCATAACTGGTAATACTCAAAGTTATTGGCTGCACATAATATTGTCAGCTGATTAGCCAGCATCTGAGGG is a window from the Tolumonas auensis DSM 9187 genome containing:
- a CDS encoding TOBE domain-containing protein, which codes for MSRRLTSTQPSLLGELKLCTEVGPSLGDSRIQLLEAIERLGSLSQAAKSIPLSYRAAWDALDEMNNLAEQPLVIRTAGGKNGGGTQLTAYGKQAVALYRALQTEYQQALARIQQQLQRASCQQGNDYYDIGQFRRLLRRISMRSSARNQFIGTVVAMHTAPVDFEVTLQLSDNVQLIAVITRESAETLGIALGQELYALVKSSSVMLVTDRQLKLSPRNQLWGQISKIHQGPVNSEVVINLPGDKSVCAVVTTESVNTMQLMENQEVCAAFKASSVLLCGYSG
- a CDS encoding helix-turn-helix transcriptional regulator codes for the protein MQNFTFPQEEQHFRIQNCKTPQMLANQLTILCAANNFEYYQLCLTLRRGLQQTDLTLLTQTPDNWAEHYAKNNTIQNDSLYQRAQTQSRPLFWQSEAKPEHENFLPMDCWRQFGMEEGIAVPLHGPAGFCGYFALSRHKKEPIRLQDFFHLSYLGHILQEQAIQLFSPEQSNLSGREKECLFWVSEGKTSWEIAQILGITERTVNFHLNNAIRKSGCKNRYQTVAKNIITGELAHTVTRINLTHLLQSPQSLSA